In a genomic window of Bombina bombina isolate aBomBom1 chromosome 8, aBomBom1.pri, whole genome shotgun sequence:
- the LOC128637989 gene encoding transcription factor HES-5: protein MAPCHVSVDSSTDNLKSKISIRHTRKPVVEKMRRDRINSSIKQLRLLLENEFQRHQPNSKLEKADILEMTVNYLKQQQHLQMNANLMVQKSPLQDYNQGYNRCLDETLQFLSYTEKQKPTNTKIIQHLNSSLFGTRESPITASSTKNTASNSTTVVWRPW, encoded by the exons ATGGCTCCTTGTCATGTTTCTGTGGACTCAAGTACTGATAACCTGAAATCCAAGATCTCTATCCGG catACGAGAAAACCAGTAGTGGAAAAGATGAGACGGGACAGAATCAACAGCAGCATTAAACAACTCAGATTGCTGTTGGAAAATGAGTTTCAGAGACACCAACCCAACTCTAAGTTAGAGAAAGCTGATATCCTAGAAATGACAGTGAACTATTTAAAGCAGCAACAGCATCTTCAGATGAATG CAAATTTGATGGTCCAAAAAAGTCCTTTACAAGACTACAACCAAGGTTACAACAGGTGTCTAGATGAAACCCTACAATTCCTGTCTTATACTGAAAAACAGAAGCCAACAAACACAAAAATCATACAACATCTGAACTCCTCTTTATTTGGGACCAGAGAATCTCCCATCACCGCGTCCAGCACAAAAAATACTGCATCAAACAGTACAACTGTAGTCTGGAGACCTTGGTGA